GACTTATAATCTCTGTCCTTATAAGGTCGAAGCCGCGATTACCTCGCGAACCAAGGTTGTCTTGGCTGTTCATCTGTATGGCCAGTTGGCCGATATGCCTGCCATTCTAGAGATTGCCAGGCGTTATGATTTGTTGGTGCTGGAGGATGCAGCACAAGCACACGGAGCCAGTAGGCAAGGCCGCAAGGCCGGTAACTGGGGAGAGGCTGCGGGGTTCAGCTTCTACCCGGGAAAAAATCTTGGTGCTTTGGGCGATGCCGGGGCGGTTACCACCCAAGATGATGAGTTGGCTCGCATGGTTCGGACCCTTGGAAATTACGGTAGTCGAAGAAAATACGAGCATAGCGTCAAGGGTGTGAACAGTCGTCTTGATGAAATCCAGGCGGCGTTTCTGCGAGTCAAATTACGCAACTTGGAAGAGGAGATAGTACAACGCCGTCGCCTCGCCAGTACTTATCTCGCAAACATTAATAATGAAATTGTCGCTCTGCCGACGGTAAGCGACATGCAGGCTCATGTGTTTCATCTGTTCGTGGTGCGCAGTCCCCGGCGAGAGGCTTTTATTAATCATTTACACGAATCTGGAGTCGGCTCCTTGGTGCATTATCCGCTTCCTCCCCACAAACAACTGACTTACAGTGAGCTGAACGCGAGCTATCCGCTTTGTGAACGTCTGGCCAATGAGGTCGTCAGTATTCCTCTTTATCCTGGACTGACAGATGAACAGCAGGCCTTCGTCATCGAGTCCATCAACGCATTTCGATAAGTTAAGGTAAGAAAGACATGATCTATATTCACGTCGGGCTACCCAAGACTGGAACAACTGCGCTACAAAAACATTTTTTCCCCAGATTGAAAAACTCCCGATACCTGGGGGTGAGTCAACCACGGGGGACTGCCAACTCGAATATATATAAGGCCTTCCAGATCTACTCGATCGGGGGGATGACTTATGGAGATGCGGAACGTACCATTCTGAAGGAAGTAAAGGATCCTTCCGAAAAGCTAGTCTTGTCGGAAGAGATGTTCACTGTGTCCAGTCATGGGGTGACATGGGTGGAGAAACTTGAGCGGGTGGCTGAACTTGCTAAGTTGTTTAATGATTACAAAGTTATCATAACTACGCGGGAACCTACGGAAGCCAGCCTTTCGTATTATATAGAATGCTACAATAAACTGTTCAAGAAAAATGGAATAACTTGGCCGCAGGCAGTCAGGTATTCTCTCGACATGAAAATATACCATTACGATTATCTTTTAGGTGCACTGCAAGCTTGTTTTAACACAGCACGTCTGATTATCTTACAATACGCTGACATATTTGATAAACAGAAAGACCCAATGAGCAATATTTTCCAAGAGGAGGTACGATTTATCAACGCTAAGGAAAATATAACAGATAAAGAGCCTGGAGCGATATTCACGAAGCAGGGAATAAGAATCCAGGCACCTAGCGAAAACGAAATCAATGAAGTGAAAGTGCACTTGGAAGATAATTCAAGATTTTTTCGTGAGTTCATGAAAAGAGTGAGCTAAGCCTAAGTCTGGTGTATGGGAGGAAGTAGGAAGAATGGTGCCTCATGTTGATTAATCACAGCCAAGATTTTAATCAACACGAATGGATACGCCATGACCGGTTCTTCGCTTCAAACTTTTTTACACCAGAACCCCAGATTGCTGACCCCTTGCACGAACTGCTGCGCCAAGATGCCCATGATCTAATCGCCAAGGCCGTAGAAGCCGAGCTGGCCACCTTCCTGACGCAATATGCCGACCAACGGCTCGATGATGGACGGCAAGCCGTGGTCCTTAATAGCTACCTGCCCGAGCGTGCGATTCAGACCAGTATCGGTGATGTTAACGTACAGGTGCCCATGGTGCGTGACCACAGCGGCAGTGGCGCTCGCTTCACCAGCAATCAATGCCGCCCTACCGGAAGCAGGGCCGCAACAACGAGTACCTGATTCCCTGGCTCTATCTGAAGGGGGATTCTCATCGCCGATTACAAGAGGTCCTGGTGGCCCTGCTGGGCGATCAGGACAAGGGGCTATCGGCTAGGATCAGTAACTTTCTGGCAGTTGGTGTTCTCTGTAAAATGTTGTCAAATCAGTCCGTTCGTGCTTCGTTCGTCCAACGCTGACTGGAGCGGTAGGGGTCGCAGAAATAGTTGTCAGCGCTCACGGCATGAGCCACCTCTCGGTGTCCGGTAAGTTCCGAGCCGTTATCCAACGTAGAGGCTTCACGGCACCTCGACGTGGCTTCAGCAGCCAGTTCATAGTCCTGGCAGTTCCTTGTGCCGTAGTGTAGACAGCCTAGCGGTCAACAAATACCCAACTCCGGCGCTCGGTAAGCTCGCTATAAACCCCATCTGTTCAGGGCTGACTTAGAGCGGTAACGTCTCTTTCCAGCACTAGGGCAGCAGAGAATCAAGGCTACCATCGTCGACTAGGGTCGGCAACGTCTCGAGTACGAACTGCAAGCACTTGTAAGGTGAGTGACCGTTGGCCTTGGCGGTTTCGATCAGGCTGAAAATCGCTGCGGTGGCCTGAATGCTGCGCTTATTCTATGAACCCAAACTATAACTCGAAAAAGGGTGCGTAGAAAATATGCTTATAAAAGCAGCCCCTGGTGGGCTGCTTTTTAGTCAAGGTGATTGTGGCCTCTGATCAACTGTTGTATATTTGCTCGAGGCAGGAGATCCAGGCGCTTTCGATACGGGCAGCATTGTAGGTCTTCAGTATCTCCAGCTTTTGTTTCATGGCAAGCTCTTGACAATCGCTTACCTCAAAATCGTTTTCCAGCCACTCATGTCCAAAATAGAGTGCTTTCTTGTTATGCGACTCTAAAAAAGGCGTGTAATCGGATAAGCATAACGAGTTTGAGCCCATCATATTGATGGCTCTATCCGTGAATAGGTCGGGGTAACTCGGGGTCAGGTTAATATTGTAACGGGCTCTATTCATGATATGCAGAGCCTTTTTGTACTCCATTCTATCATAGAATACACAGCCTTGGTCTTTCTTGAAGGGCCACTCGCTTTTTTTCCCGCCGATGACGACGGTCTTGATGCCTCTAGCAGCGAGGACGCTGGATAACTTTTCGAGCTGGGCAGTCCGGTACTTATTCCTGAAGTGCTTGTCGACCAAGTCGAAATAGAGCAACGTCGTCTCAGTGGTCACACCTCTTTCCAGGGTGGGTTCCGCGAAGGGGTCACTACGCCGTTTTTCGATGAATTCACAAATGGCCTGCTGCTGGCTCTTGGGAATCTTCTTTTCCTTGGCCACCGCCTTGATAATGGACGTGGTGGACTTGGGTGCGTTCGGATAAAGCTTGCCGACAAAGACAGCGATGTTTTGCTTGTCTTTATACAATACAGGATCTATCTCAGGCGCCTTATGCGGTATGACGATACCCTTGATCTTTTTGGCGTTGCCGACCTGTTTGAACTCTTCGATGAGACGTGCCGACTTCGACCCGATGATAATGCTGTCGGGACTGTTGAGACATCTCGGCAACATGAAGTCAGCGTAGGCGTGATCATCAATGATAGAGAAAGGGGTTATGCCGAAGAGGTCGAAGACATTCTGCTTGATAACATACGGAGGGCTGTTCACCATGGTGTTGTAAAAAGAGTGTCCGGTGAAGAATATTTCTTTCTGGGCATCTTTTTTTGAAGCTGCAGACAAGAGCCCCTCAATGCCTTTGAGAGTTCTCTTTTTTGCCCCCACCTTAGCTAAGGCGCTATCGATTACCCCGTTATTTAAGATTTCGATGTTGTAAATCAGTGGATACTCGATCTGATTGAATATCCGGGCAGAGGTGGCGCTATCATGTGGAGGAGCATCCTCTTGGGCAACCGTTTGAGTAGACGTCAGGGGGAGCGGTACGACGCCTTTCTTCCAGTATCGCAAATAATCCTGTGCCTGTTCTTTGCCTTGCCAGTTGAGGACTTCATAGGCCGTGTCCTTAGCGCAGTAGACACTATGCAACAAAAAGGCGAGCTTTTTATGCTGGCTGCCGCTCAGTTCGGCCATACGCGTGCTTTCTGGAATGAACAGTGCGTCGGCGCTTGCCAGTTGTGAAACTTGGGCTTGCGGTTCGCCTTCCGCTGAGTTGCCTTGGTAGCTCAGAGTATTGAACCGCAGGAATCTCAAGCCGTGATCTTTAGCCCACTGGCTGATGCAAGCGAAATCGAGCTGGTGCTGATGGGTTGCTACGAAGTTGATCCGGGCCTGCAGCACCAATAGATTCTGCAGTGCGTTTTCGCCATGCTTCAGGATCGCCAAGCTATCATGGCGATCATCCAGCGCAAGAAGATCAATTGACTCCAGACCCTCGATGCTGTCCAGGGCAATACTTGGTATCGCATGTTCCTGTGTCAACGAGGTAGGCGCCGTCAGCGGCATCAGGCTGGTAATTTGCTCAGGATCGTCGCCCACCCGCAATGTAACTGGCTGACCGTCGCCAAGGGTAACCTGAGGATAATGGTGAAGCTCCCCGAACTGGGAAAGCGTTTCGGCATTCTGCAAGCATCCCGCAGGGTCGAAAGCCAGCAAAGCAATCTTTCCGCTGCCCAACAGCTGCTCCGCATCACTGCGGGATGCCAGGTTGCATCCGTTATCAAAAACGGTAACTGTCGATTCCAACTTCCAATCGAAACCTTCGTCCTGCTGGCTTGCGTTAGGAAGTGCGACTGGCGTGGCCACACCTTCAAAGCGCGCCTGACCGCTTTTAGTGAAGGTCAACGCGGTGGGCGCCTTGCCTTCACAATGGCGCTGCCAGATGGCTCGTAGTGCCGTTGTCAAATGTTTGGCGAAGCGAGGACCGTCGCAAATAGGTGAATCTGTGAGGATGGTACGCAGCGCGGCACGAATGACCGCGAGGTTTGGCAAATCGGATGCCAGCTCCTTGACACGCTTGCGAAACTCCTCCCAGTCATCGGTGACCAGTTCCGGAAGCCCGGCATTGACGAGATGGGTTGCACTGTGGCGCCCAGCGAAGGTAGGGCCAACCCGGGTCACCACCGGCACTCCCATCATCAATGCCTCGCAGGTGGTCAGGCCACCGGAATAAGGCCAAGTATCCAGGGCAATATCGATACGCTGATAGGTCGCCATGAACTCCTGGTGCTGTGCCGGGCCCTCCAGCAAGAGACGGTCCGAAGCAACGCCATGCTCCGCAAAAATATTGGTAATCTTGTCGCGATAGCGCGCACTTTCGAACTGGATACCACGTAAAAGCAACTTGCTACCGGAAACGTCATTAAGCAGCTTGGCCCATTCGGCCAGCATGGGAGGAGATAACTTGGCGGGGTTATTCAAACAACCGAAAGTAATATAACCATTGCTAAGCGCAGGAAGTGCATTACACGAAGGGGCATGCTCGGGAATATGATAGCAGATATAATCATCAGGGAGACGAATCAATTTCTCCACATAGAGATCATCGACTCCCTCGGGTGTCTCGATGCTGTCGCTCAGCAGGTAGTCGAAACAACTTAGCCCAGTCGTACTGATCAAGCTTCCCACCCACTTGACGATCAGCGGAGCTGGCTCACGAGTCAGGGTATCGTAGCGCGAGCCTTCACCGGCTCCGTTCATGTCGATCAGGATATCGATGGCATCATGGCGAATCTTCTGATCCAGTTGCTCTGCACTCAGACCTTCGACCACCTCCCAACGGCAGACGACATTCTGAAAACACTGCGTCAACTTATCCACTACTTGGTTTGTACTGTAAGCAATCAACTCGAACTGCTCAGCAGGTAAATTCTCCAGTGCAGGAAGTATCATCTGCCCTACCGGATGCATTCTGAATCCACCTGAAAGCAGTCCAACACGAATTTTTTTCGCAGGATTCTTAAGCGTACTTGCCCGAGCTGAGGCAAGCATGGCAACTTGCTTACCCCATTGTATTGTCATGTTGTAAAGATCCACCGCACTATACGCAGGATTATAGTGCGCCGCTACCAATAGATTTGAATAAACCTTCCTATTGGAAGGATTTAACTTCAGCTCTTTGTTGTAATGAAATTCGGCTTTTTCATATTCACTTTCTTTGACATAGAGTGCCGCAATATGGTTATTCACCCCCACATGTTTTGGGTTTATCTCAAGTAACCGCTTCAAGGTCTCAAGAGCGTCATCGTGTCGCTTAAGCTGTTCAAGTATGCGGGATCGCCATAGCAGTGTTTCTTCATGATAAGCGTCTAATGCTAAAGCACGATCATTTATCTCGAGCGCCCTGCGGTTATCACCCAGTTGATGGTAGGCTCGGCTCATCCATACCAATGCGGTCAAGTGGTCTGATTCTGCCTTAAGAATCTCATGCAGCGCTGCCGTCGCCTGCTTGGCCTGCCCTGCCAGCACTTGATACTGTGCCAATTTCAGCCGTTGAGCGGCGCCGGGCGCTGCCAGCTGGTCGATCACTTGGGCCATGGCCTCGCAGGCGTCGGCAAAGCGCTCCAACCGGCCCAGCACGTTTGCATGTAGCTCATGGGCCTGGGCAGCCTTCGGGTAGCGTCGCACCATGGCTTCGGCCAATTGCAAGGCTCGGAGGTAGTCTCCCCCACGATAAGCACTATCGAAAGCATCTAGCTGATCGGCTGGCAGGGCAGTGCCAGCCTGTGGAGCGGGGGAAGGGTAACGTCGACGAGCATTTTTCTTGGCCATGACCAGGGCACCTTGACAGTCGTATACGATGACAACTGCTCATGGTAAACCGCCTGGCGCCTCGGGATACGTGCAAAAGGACAAGCAACAACCCCCTTTTTCACTCTTAGGCTGAGTGGTTTCCCAGCAAGTATCCACAACGAAGCGAGGCTGGCCAATCGGCCAGCCTCGGGGGAGGGTTGCATAACACAACCCGATATCAACTTCGCGATTAGCCCAGCAGAGAGAGTACGCTCTGCGGAGTCTGGTTGGCCTGGGCCAGCATCGATGTACCTGCCTGCTGCAGGATGTTCGCGCGGGTCATGTTGGAAACTTCGACTGCGTAGTCGGCATCCTCGATTCGCGAACGGGCCTCACTGAGGTTGGTGACGTTGGTGGTCAGGTTTTCCACTACTGAATCGAAGCGGTTCAGGGTAGCACCGAGCGTAGCGCGCTGATCGTCGATCTGCTGAAGGGCAGCGTCGACAACATCGATAGCTGCTTGCGCGCTTGCAAAACTGTTAACGTCGATGTCTGCTACTGATGTGCCAGCAAGGCCAATATCGCTAGCCGTCATCGTCACGGTTGCGACTTCGATGGAGTCAGAGGTTCCGGTATTGGCACCCACTTGAATATTCAAAGTAGCAGAATTGCTGAGCAGTTGAGTGTCGTTGAAAGTCGTTGCCTCGGCAATACGAGTGATTTCTTCGACGCGCTTATCGATTTCCAGCTGGATGGAAGCACGGTCATCAGCTGAGTTGGTGTCGTTGGCTGCCTGCACCGCCAGCTCACGGATACGCTGCAGGTTGTCGCTCAGCTGGTTCAGGCCGCCTTCCATGGTCTGCACCATGGAGATGCCGTCGTTGGCGTTACGCTGAGCCTGCTGCATGCCCTTGATCTGGGCGCTCATGCGGTTGGCAATGGCCTGACCGGCGGCATCGTCGGCAGCGCTGTTGATGCGAAGGCCGGAGGAGAGACGCTCCTGCGCCTTGGCCAGCATGCTCTGGGAGGACTTCAGGTTGTTCTGGCCGATCAGGGCGGTGATGTTGGTATTGATCACTGACATGGTGTCATTCCTTCTTTACGTTGAGGGCTCCATTGACGGGCCCACTGAACCTTTCCTGCGGCCCAGCATCTCGGGCCTGTCTCAACGGCGCCGTTGGCCGTTACCCTAATTAACGGCTTACGGAGGAAAACCTTTAGGGGGCGAGACGACTTTTTTTGCTTTTTTTGAAGGATCGGACACCTTGCCAAGTCGGCTTCGGTGTCGTAAACGCTCGGGCCCGGCAATTGCCGGGCCCGGTAAATTGGCCAGGATGAGTCGTGATCCTGGCACCGCTGCAGAACTCTCTAGCGGCTTCTACTACTTCTTGGTCTGGACCATCTGCATGCTCAACATATCGAGCTGCTGCATCAAGTAAGAGCCAGTGGAGTTCATCTTGGCGAGCATGACATCGAGCTGACCGAACTGCTTGCGATAGCGCTCGATGGTTCGCTCGATGCTGAGCTCCATGCGCTCGTAGCGGCCGTTCAGGCTGTCCACCTTGGTTTCCGAACTCTTGATCGAGCTCTTCACCAAGCCCTCGGCGCCCAGCACCTGCTCCAGCGTCGTACCGAGCCGGCCAGCCATGCCGGCTTCCTTGCTATCTCCTGCAAAGAAATCAGACAGTGCCTGGGGATTGCTTGCGATCACCTCGTCGAGCTTGGTCTCGTCGAGTTCCAGCCGGCCGTTGGGCTTCAGTGAGATGCCCATCTGGGTCAACATCTGTATGTCGCCGCCCGGGACGAGATCACCCAGGTTTCGGCTGAGCCGCGATTCGATGGTGCGTACGGCACGGTCGCCGACCAGTTCACCAGCCGTATCGGCGTCTCCGGTCGCCTCGGTCATGCGACCGATGGTCGACTTCATCTCGTTGTAGGCGGTAACGAACCCTTTCACAGCCTCCTTGAGGACATTGTTGTCGCGCTCCACCACCACCGTCGCGGTTTTCCCCGCCGCCGCGGCGTCCAGTTCGAGCGTCACGCCCTGAATCGCGCCCTCAACCCGGTTGGAACTGCTGGTGATGGTGATATTGTTGATCAGAAGCTCGGCGTCTCTCCCGACCACCTTGACTGCCGTATCCTCGGTCAGCGCGGTATTGGCGAAGGCCATGCCCGTCACACTCTCTGCCAGCCCCGTCTCCTTGGAGTTCACCACCAGGCGGTAGCCGTTGCCGTCATTGATGATCGAAGCCGACACTCCGGCATCGGCATTCGCATTGATGGCATCTCGAATGTCCTCGAGACTCCCGCCTTCGGCGAGATCGACCGTGACGTCCGCCTTGCCCTGGAAACTGAGCGTCAGCGTATCGCCACCCGCGCCCACCAGCGCATCGGTGGTGCTTGCGACGCCTTGGCTGGCGATACTGCCCGCCTTGGCGGTGTGATTCACGGTGACTTCGTAGCGCCCCGGGCTCGCATCCGCTCCCGCGGTAGCGGTTATACCCTCGCCCAACACACTGGTCGTCAAGCTCTGGTACAGCTTGGCGTCATTGAGCTTGGTCACGGCGTCCTGGAACTTAGTCAGGCCGGACTGCAGCCGGCCATAGGCCGAGATCTTGGCCTGCTCCTGTGTCTTCTGGGCCGTGATCGGCTTGAGCTTCTGTCGCTCCGCCGCGTTCAGCTGATCGAGTAGCCCCGACAGATCCAAGCCAGAGCCAACACCGAGTGAGGAGATGCTTGCCATGGGACGATGCGCCCTCCGTGAGCGTCAATAACGGTTATGGGCCTACTATCGGCTGCTGAACCGGCAACTTTAGCCCTGTGGCATAATTTTTCTGACCGCTAGCGGCAGGCAAGCCCAAGCAGGGAGTGATCAGAGCATGCCCGCACCACCCTCGCCCTGGCCCGGTAAGTGGCTTAGCTGCTGCGTCAGGTAGGCGCTGGTCTGGTTCATCTGGGCCAGCATGCCGTCGAGCTGACCGAACTGCGTCTGGTAACGCGCGATGGTGGTATCGATGCTCTGCTCGGTACGGGTATAGCGCTCGTTCAGGCTGTCGATACGATTCTCGGCCCCGCCGATGGCCCCTTCCAGTGCTCCATTGCTGTCCAGCAGCTGTTCGAGTGTCGCGTCGAGCCGGCCCGCCATGCCATCCGTTGCGCTCTCTCCGGCGAAAAAGGCGCCGACCTCGCCCGGATCCTGCGCGAGCGCCGCTTCCAATTTCGTTTCGTCGAGCTCGAGCGTGCCATCGACACGCAGGGCGATGCCGAGGTCGGCCAGCATGGCGTGGTCACTCCCCTCGATCACGCTTGCCAGGTCGCTGCGCAGACGGGACTCGATGCCGCGCACCGCACTGTCCCCGATCAGCTCACCGGCCTCCCCGTCCTGGCCGTTGAAAGCCGTCAGCTTGCCTGCCGTGTCCTTGAGCTCATTGTAGGATTCGACGAAGTCGGCGACGGCCTGCCGAATGGAGTCCGTGTCCGGCTCGACCGTCAAGATGCTGCTGCCCGTGCCCTGAAGGCTGAGCGCGACCCCCTGGATGGCATCGTCAACCTGGTTGTCGGCACTCGCCACGGCGATGCCGTTCACCTCGAACCGGGCATCCCGGCCTTCCTGCAGCACCGCTTCGTCCTCCAGCGTTACCTGTGCCGCCACGGTCGCGAAGTTGGCATCGACGATGGCCGCCTGTTCGCCGGTCTCCTGCGACATCAGGGCCAGCCGGTAGCCCTCACCATCGTTGACGATCGAGGCCGTGACGGCCGCCTCGGCATCGGCATTGATGGCGTCTCGCACGTCTTCGAGAGTGCTATCTGCCGCTATGGCAACGCCATGATCGAGACTGTTATCCGCGAAGGCGAGTTCGAGCATGGCATCGGCATCGTTGAGTTCGGCATCGAGGCTCTCGACGCGCTGCGTGGCAAGACTGCCGGCGGTCGCCAATTGCTCCACCTCGATCGCATACTGGCCGGGCGAAGCCTCGGGGCCTGCCGCAGCCTGCACCGCATCGCCGTTCACGGACGTGGATAGTCCCTGAAAGAGAGCGGCGTCGTTGAGGGCCTCGTTGGCGGACTGGAAACCGGAAAGGGCTCCCTTCAATTCGCCGTAGGCGGAGATCTTGACCTGCTGGGTTTCGATCTGCTGTTTAATGGGTTCGAGCTTGCTGCGCTCGGCGTCGTGGAGCTGATTGAGCAGGCCGTTGAGATCGAGGCCCGAGCCGATGCCGAGGGAGGAGATGCTGGCC
This portion of the Billgrantia sulfidoxydans genome encodes:
- a CDS encoding DegT/DnrJ/EryC1/StrS family aminotransferase — encoded protein: MNIPFLNLKHINAQYRTALIEAASRVIDSGWYIQGKEVREFEQEFAAFCDSENCIGVANGLDALTLVLRAWKEQGRLKDGDEVIVPGNTYIASILAISENRLVPVLVEPDERTYNLCPYKVEAAITSRTKVVLAVHLYGQLADMPAILEIARRYDLLVLEDAAQAHGASRQGRKAGNWGEAAGFSFYPGKNLGALGDAGAVTTQDDELARMVRTLGNYGSRRKYEHSVKGVNSRLDEIQAAFLRVKLRNLEEEIVQRRRLASTYLANINNEIVALPTVSDMQAHVFHLFVVRSPRREAFINHLHESGVGSLVHYPLPPHKQLTYSELNASYPLCERLANEVVSIPLYPGLTDEQQAFVIESINAFR
- a CDS encoding transposase domain-containing protein — translated: MQATAAIFSLIETAKANGHSPYKCLQFVLETLPTLVDDGSLDSLLP
- the fliD gene encoding flagellar filament capping protein FliD; the protein is MASISSLGIGSGLDLNGLLNQLHDAERSKLEPIKQQIETQQVKISAYGELKGALSGFQSANEALNDAALFQGLSTSVNGDAVQAAAGPEASPGQYAIEVEQLATAGSLATQRVESLDAELNDADAMLELAFADNSLDHGVAIAADSTLEDVRDAINADAEAAVTASIVNDGEGYRLALMSQETGEQAAIVDANFATVAAQVTLEDEAVLQEGRDARFEVNGIAVASADNQVDDAIQGVALSLQGTGSSILTVEPDTDSIRQAVADFVESYNELKDTAGKLTAFNGQDGEAGELIGDSAVRGIESRLRSDLASVIEGSDHAMLADLGIALRVDGTLELDETKLEAALAQDPGEVGAFFAGESATDGMAGRLDATLEQLLDSNGALEGAIGGAENRIDSLNERYTRTEQSIDTTIARYQTQFGQLDGMLAQMNQTSAYLTQQLSHLPGQGEGGAGML
- a CDS encoding sulfotransferase domain-containing protein, whose product is MIYIHVGLPKTGTTALQKHFFPRLKNSRYLGVSQPRGTANSNIYKAFQIYSIGGMTYGDAERTILKEVKDPSEKLVLSEEMFTVSSHGVTWVEKLERVAELAKLFNDYKVIITTREPTEASLSYYIECYNKLFKKNGITWPQAVRYSLDMKIYHYDYLLGALQACFNTARLIILQYADIFDKQKDPMSNIFQEEVRFINAKENITDKEPGAIFTKQGIRIQAPSENEINEVKVHLEDNSRFFREFMKRVS
- the fliD gene encoding flagellar filament capping protein FliD, translated to MASISSLGVGSGLDLSGLLDQLNAAERQKLKPITAQKTQEQAKISAYGRLQSGLTKFQDAVTKLNDAKLYQSLTTSVLGEGITATAGADASPGRYEVTVNHTAKAGSIASQGVASTTDALVGAGGDTLTLSFQGKADVTVDLAEGGSLEDIRDAINANADAGVSASIINDGNGYRLVVNSKETGLAESVTGMAFANTALTEDTAVKVVGRDAELLINNITITSSSNRVEGAIQGVTLELDAAAAGKTATVVVERDNNVLKEAVKGFVTAYNEMKSTIGRMTEATGDADTAGELVGDRAVRTIESRLSRNLGDLVPGGDIQMLTQMGISLKPNGRLELDETKLDEVIASNPQALSDFFAGDSKEAGMAGRLGTTLEQVLGAEGLVKSSIKSSETKVDSLNGRYERMELSIERTIERYRKQFGQLDVMLAKMNSTGSYLMQQLDMLSMQMVQTKK
- a CDS encoding flagellin — encoded protein: MSVINTNITALIGQNNLKSSQSMLAKAQERLSSGLRINSAADDAAGQAIANRMSAQIKGMQQAQRNANDGISMVQTMEGGLNQLSDNLQRIRELAVQAANDTNSADDRASIQLEIDKRVEEITRIAEATTFNDTQLLSNSATLNIQVGANTGTSDSIEVATVTMTASDIGLAGTSVADIDVNSFASAQAAIDVVDAALQQIDDQRATLGATLNRFDSVVENLTTNVTNLSEARSRIEDADYAVEVSNMTRANILQQAGTSMLAQANQTPQSVLSLLG
- a CDS encoding tetratricopeptide repeat protein, which gives rise to MAKKNARRRYPSPAPQAGTALPADQLDAFDSAYRGGDYLRALQLAEAMVRRYPKAAQAHELHANVLGRLERFADACEAMAQVIDQLAAPGAAQRLKLAQYQVLAGQAKQATAALHEILKAESDHLTALVWMSRAYHQLGDNRRALEINDRALALDAYHEETLLWRSRILEQLKRHDDALETLKRLLEINPKHVGVNNHIAALYVKESEYEKAEFHYNKELKLNPSNRKVYSNLLVAAHYNPAYSAVDLYNMTIQWGKQVAMLASARASTLKNPAKKIRVGLLSGGFRMHPVGQMILPALENLPAEQFELIAYSTNQVVDKLTQCFQNVVCRWEVVEGLSAEQLDQKIRHDAIDILIDMNGAGEGSRYDTLTREPAPLIVKWVGSLISTTGLSCFDYLLSDSIETPEGVDDLYVEKLIRLPDDYICYHIPEHAPSCNALPALSNGYITFGCLNNPAKLSPPMLAEWAKLLNDVSGSKLLLRGIQFESARYRDKITNIFAEHGVASDRLLLEGPAQHQEFMATYQRIDIALDTWPYSGGLTTCEALMMGVPVVTRVGPTFAGRHSATHLVNAGLPELVTDDWEEFRKRVKELASDLPNLAVIRAALRTILTDSPICDGPRFAKHLTTALRAIWQRHCEGKAPTALTFTKSGQARFEGVATPVALPNASQQDEGFDWKLESTVTVFDNGCNLASRSDAEQLLGSGKIALLAFDPAGCLQNAETLSQFGELHHYPQVTLGDGQPVTLRVGDDPEQITSLMPLTAPTSLTQEHAIPSIALDSIEGLESIDLLALDDRHDSLAILKHGENALQNLLVLQARINFVATHQHQLDFACISQWAKDHGLRFLRFNTLSYQGNSAEGEPQAQVSQLASADALFIPESTRMAELSGSQHKKLAFLLHSVYCAKDTAYEVLNWQGKEQAQDYLRYWKKGVVPLPLTSTQTVAQEDAPPHDSATSARIFNQIEYPLIYNIEILNNGVIDSALAKVGAKKRTLKGIEGLLSAASKKDAQKEIFFTGHSFYNTMVNSPPYVIKQNVFDLFGITPFSIIDDHAYADFMLPRCLNSPDSIIIGSKSARLIEEFKQVGNAKKIKGIVIPHKAPEIDPVLYKDKQNIAVFVGKLYPNAPKSTTSIIKAVAKEKKIPKSQQQAICEFIEKRRSDPFAEPTLERGVTTETTLLYFDLVDKHFRNKYRTAQLEKLSSVLAARGIKTVVIGGKKSEWPFKKDQGCVFYDRMEYKKALHIMNRARYNINLTPSYPDLFTDRAINMMGSNSLCLSDYTPFLESHNKKALYFGHEWLENDFEVSDCQELAMKQKLEILKTYNAARIESAWISCLEQIYNS